In Rattus norvegicus strain BN/NHsdMcwi chromosome 1, GRCr8, whole genome shotgun sequence, a genomic segment contains:
- the Arg1 gene encoding arginase-1 isoform X1, giving the protein MQQQQQQEPWMSMSSKPKPIEIIGAPFSKGQPRGGVEKGPAALRKAGLVEKLKETEYNVRDHGDLAFVDVPNDSPFQIVKNPRSVGKANEQLAAVVAETQKNGTISVVLGGDHSMAIGSISGHARVHPDLCVIWVDAHTDINTPLTTSSGNLHGQPVAFLLKELKGKFPDVPGFSWVTPCISAKDIVYIGLRDVDPGEHYIIKTLGIKYFSMTEVDKLGIGKVMEETFSYLLGRKKRPIHLSFDVDGLDPVFTPATGTPVVGGLSYREGLYITEEIYKTGLLSGLDIMEVNPTLGKTPEEVTRTVNTAVALTLSCFGTKREGNHKPETDYLKPPK; this is encoded by the exons atgcagcagcagcagcagcaggaacccTGGATGAGCATGAGCTCCAAGCCAAAGCCCATAGAGATTATCGGAGCGCCTTTCTCTAAGGGACAG CCTCGAGGAGGGGTAGAGAAAGGTCCCGCAGCATTAAGGAAAGCTGGCCTGGTGGAGAAGCTTAAAGAAACAG AGTACAATGTGAGAGACCACGGGGATCTGGCCTTTGTGGATGTCCCCAATGACAGCCCCTTTCAAATTGTGAAGAACCCACGGTCTGTGGGAAAAGCCAATGAACAGCTGGCTGCTGTGGTAGCAGAGACCCAGAAGAATGGAACAATCAGTGTGGTGCTGGGTGGAGACCACAG TATGGCAATTGGAAGCATCTCTGGCCACGCCAGGGTCCACCCTGACCTATGCGTCATTTGGGTGGATGCTCACACTGACATCAACACTCCGCTGACAACCAGCTCTGGGAATCTGCACGGGCAACCGGTGGCCTTTCtcctgaaggaactgaaaggaaaG TTCCCAGATGTACCAGGATTCTCCTGGGTGACCCCCTGCATATCTGCCAAGGACATCGTGTACATCGGCTTGCGAGATGTGGACCCTGGGGAACA CTATATAATAAAAACTCTGGGCATTAAGTATTTCTCAATGACTGAAGTGGACAAGCTGGGAATTGGCAAAGTGATGGAAGAGACCTTCAGCTACCTGCTGGGAAG gaagaaaaggccCATTCACCTGAGTTTTGATGTTGATGGACTGGACCCAGTATTCACCCCGGCTACGGGCACACCCGTTGTGGGAGGCCTATCTTACAGAGAAGGTCTctacatcacagaagaaatttACAAGACAG GGCTACTTTCAGGACTAGATATCATGGAAGTGAACCCAACTCTTGGGAAGACACCAGAGGAGGTGACTCGTACTGTGAACACGGCAGTGGCGTTGACCTTGTCTTGTTTTGGAACGAAACGGGAAGGTAATCATAAGCCAGAGACTGACTACCTTAAACCACCGAAATAA
- the Arg1 gene encoding arginase-1 — protein sequence MSSKPKPIEIIGAPFSKGQPRGGVEKGPAALRKAGLVEKLKETEYNVRDHGDLAFVDVPNDSPFQIVKNPRSVGKANEQLAAVVAETQKNGTISVVLGGDHSMAIGSISGHARVHPDLCVIWVDAHTDINTPLTTSSGNLHGQPVAFLLKELKGKFPDVPGFSWVTPCISAKDIVYIGLRDVDPGEHYIIKTLGIKYFSMTEVDKLGIGKVMEETFSYLLGRKKRPIHLSFDVDGLDPVFTPATGTPVVGGLSYREGLYITEEIYKTGLLSGLDIMEVNPTLGKTPEEVTRTVNTAVALTLSCFGTKREGNHKPETDYLKPPK from the exons ATGAGCTCCAAGCCAAAGCCCATAGAGATTATCGGAGCGCCTTTCTCTAAGGGACAG CCTCGAGGAGGGGTAGAGAAAGGTCCCGCAGCATTAAGGAAAGCTGGCCTGGTGGAGAAGCTTAAAGAAACAG AGTACAATGTGAGAGACCACGGGGATCTGGCCTTTGTGGATGTCCCCAATGACAGCCCCTTTCAAATTGTGAAGAACCCACGGTCTGTGGGAAAAGCCAATGAACAGCTGGCTGCTGTGGTAGCAGAGACCCAGAAGAATGGAACAATCAGTGTGGTGCTGGGTGGAGACCACAG TATGGCAATTGGAAGCATCTCTGGCCACGCCAGGGTCCACCCTGACCTATGCGTCATTTGGGTGGATGCTCACACTGACATCAACACTCCGCTGACAACCAGCTCTGGGAATCTGCACGGGCAACCGGTGGCCTTTCtcctgaaggaactgaaaggaaaG TTCCCAGATGTACCAGGATTCTCCTGGGTGACCCCCTGCATATCTGCCAAGGACATCGTGTACATCGGCTTGCGAGATGTGGACCCTGGGGAACA CTATATAATAAAAACTCTGGGCATTAAGTATTTCTCAATGACTGAAGTGGACAAGCTGGGAATTGGCAAAGTGATGGAAGAGACCTTCAGCTACCTGCTGGGAAG gaagaaaaggccCATTCACCTGAGTTTTGATGTTGATGGACTGGACCCAGTATTCACCCCGGCTACGGGCACACCCGTTGTGGGAGGCCTATCTTACAGAGAAGGTCTctacatcacagaagaaatttACAAGACAG GGCTACTTTCAGGACTAGATATCATGGAAGTGAACCCAACTCTTGGGAAGACACCAGAGGAGGTGACTCGTACTGTGAACACGGCAGTGGCGTTGACCTTGTCTTGTTTTGGAACGAAACGGGAAGGTAATCATAAGCCAGAGACTGACTACCTTAAACCACCGAAATAA
- the Arg1 gene encoding arginase-1 isoform X2, with product MAIGSISGHARVHPDLCVIWVDAHTDINTPLTTSSGNLHGQPVAFLLKELKGKFPDVPGFSWVTPCISAKDIVYIGLRDVDPGEHYIIKTLGIKYFSMTEVDKLGIGKVMEETFSYLLGRKKRPIHLSFDVDGLDPVFTPATGTPVVGGLSYREGLYITEEIYKTGLLSGLDIMEVNPTLGKTPEEVTRTVNTAVALTLSCFGTKREGNHKPETDYLKPPK from the exons ATGGCAATTGGAAGCATCTCTGGCCACGCCAGGGTCCACCCTGACCTATGCGTCATTTGGGTGGATGCTCACACTGACATCAACACTCCGCTGACAACCAGCTCTGGGAATCTGCACGGGCAACCGGTGGCCTTTCtcctgaaggaactgaaaggaaaG TTCCCAGATGTACCAGGATTCTCCTGGGTGACCCCCTGCATATCTGCCAAGGACATCGTGTACATCGGCTTGCGAGATGTGGACCCTGGGGAACA CTATATAATAAAAACTCTGGGCATTAAGTATTTCTCAATGACTGAAGTGGACAAGCTGGGAATTGGCAAAGTGATGGAAGAGACCTTCAGCTACCTGCTGGGAAG gaagaaaaggccCATTCACCTGAGTTTTGATGTTGATGGACTGGACCCAGTATTCACCCCGGCTACGGGCACACCCGTTGTGGGAGGCCTATCTTACAGAGAAGGTCTctacatcacagaagaaatttACAAGACAG GGCTACTTTCAGGACTAGATATCATGGAAGTGAACCCAACTCTTGGGAAGACACCAGAGGAGGTGACTCGTACTGTGAACACGGCAGTGGCGTTGACCTTGTCTTGTTTTGGAACGAAACGGGAAGGTAATCATAAGCCAGAGACTGACTACCTTAAACCACCGAAATAA